Proteins encoded by one window of Passer domesticus isolate bPasDom1 chromosome 10, bPasDom1.hap1, whole genome shotgun sequence:
- the TBR1 gene encoding T-box brain protein 1 isoform X1, translated as MQLEHCLSPSIMLSKKFLNVSSSYPHAGGSELALHDHPIISTTDNLERSSPLKKITRGMTNQSDTDNFPDSKDTPGDVQRNKLSPVLDGVSELRHSFDGSAADRYLLSQSSQPQSAASAPSTMFPYPSQHGPAHPAFSIASPSRYMAHHPVITNGAYNSLLSNSSPQGYPTAGYPYPQQYGHSYQGAPFYQFSSTQPGLVPGKAQVYLCNRPLWLKFHRHQTEMIITKQGRRMFPFLSFNISGLDPTAHYNIFVDVILADPNHWRFQGGKWVPCGKADTNVQGNRVYMHPDSPNTGAHWMRQEISFGKLKLTNNKGASNNNGQMVVLQSLHKYQPRLHVVEVNEDGTEDTNQPGRVQTFTFPETQFIAVTAYQNTDITQLKIDHNPFAKGFRDNYDTIYTGCDMDRLTPSPNDSPRSQIVPGARYAMAGSFLQDQFVSNYAKSRFHPGAGAGPGPGADRSVPHTNGLLSPQQAEDPGAPSPQRWFVAPANNRLDFAASAYDTATDFAGNAATLLSYAAAGVKALPLQAAGCAGRPLGYYADPSGWGARSPPQYCSKSGSVLSCWPNSAAAARMAAGNPYLGEEAESLAPERSPLPGAEDSKPKDLSDSSWIETPSSIKSIDSSDSGIYEQAKRRRISPSDTPVSESSSPLKSEVLTQRDCEKTCAKDIGYYGFYSHS; from the exons ATGCAGCTGGAGCATTGTCTTTCTCCCTCTATCATGCTCTCCAAGAAATTTCTCAATGTGAGCAGCAGTTACCCACATGCAGGCGGATCTGAGCTTGCCTTGCATGATCATCCCATTATCTCGACCACTGACAACCTGGAGAGAAGTTCacctttgaaaaaaattaccagGGGGATGACGAATCAGTCAGATACAGACAATTTTCCTGACTCCAAGGACACACCAGGGGACGTCCAGAGAAATAAACTCTCTCCCGTCTTGGACGGGGTCTCTGAGCTTCGTCACAGTTTCGATGGATCTGCTGCAGATCGCTATCTGCTCTCTCAGTCCAGCCAGCCCCagtctgctgcctctgctcctagTACCATGTTCCCTTATCCCAGCCAGCATGGACCTGCTCACCCAGCCTTCTCCATCGCCAGCCCCAGCCGCTACATGGCTCATCATCCTGTGATCACCAACGGAGCTTATAACAGCCTCCTGTCCAACTCTTCTCCGCAAGGCTACCCCACGGCGGGCTACCCGTACCCCCAGCAGTATGGCCATTCCTACCAAGGGGCACCTTTCTACCAGTTCTCCTCCACCCAGCCGGGGCTGGTTCCCGGCAAGGCTCAGGTCTACCTGTGCAATAGGCCACTCTGGCTGAAATTTCACCGGCACCAGACGGAGATGATCATCACGAAGCAGGGAAG gcGCATGTTCCCTTTCCTAAGCTTTAATATTTCTGGTCTCGACCCTACGGCTCACTACAATATTTTTGTGGATGTAATTTTGGCGGACCCCAATCACTGGAGATTTCAGGGAGGCAAATGGGTTCCTTGCGGCAAGGCGGACACCAATGTACAAG GAAACCGGGTGTATATGCATCCCGACTCCCCCAACACGGGAGCCCACTGGATGCGTCAGGAAATCTCCTTTGGGAAACTAAAACTTACAAACAATAAAGGAGCATCAAACAACAACGGGCAG ATGGTGGTTTTGCAGTCCCTTCACAAGTACCAACCTCGCTTGCATGTGGTGGAGGTGAACGAAGACGGGACGGAGGATACCAACCAGCCGGGCAGAGTGCAGACATTCACGTTCCCCGAGACGCAGTTCATTGCCGTCACCGCCTACCAGAACACCGAT ATCACACAGCTGAAAATAGATCACAACCCTTTCGCAAAAGGATTCCGAGACAATTATGACAC GATCTACACGGGCTGCGACATGGACCGGCTGACGCCTTCCCCCAACGACTCGCCCCGCTCGCAGATCGTGCCCGGGGCCCGCTACGCCATGGCCGGCTCCTTCCTCCAGGACCAGTTCGTGAGTAACTACGCCAAGTCCCGCTTCCATCCCGGGGCAGGAgccggccccgggcccggcgccgaCCGCAGCGTGCCCCACACCAACgggctgctctccccacagCAAGCCGAGGACCCGGGGGCGCCCTCGCCGCAGCGCTGGTTCGTCGCCCCCGCCAACAACCGCCTCGACTTCGCCGCCTCCGCCTACGACACGGCCACCGACTTCGCCGGCAACGCGGCCACGCTGCTGTCCTACGCGGCCGCGGGCGTCAAGGCGCTGCCGCTGCAGGCGGCCGGCTGCGCCGGGCGGCCGCTGGGCTACTACGCCGACCCCTCGGGCTGGGGGGCCCGCAGCCCCCCGCAGTACTGCAGCAAGTCGGGCTCCGTGCTCTCCTGCTGGCCCAacagcgcggcggcggcgcgcaTGGCCGCGGGCAACCCCTACCTGGGGGAGGAGGCGGAGAGCCTGGCCCCCGAGCGGTCCCCCTTGCCGGGCGCCGAGGACTCCAAGCCCAAAGATTTGTCCGACTCCAGCTGGATCGAAACGCCGTCGTCTATTAAGTCCATCGACTCCTCCGATTCTGGGATTTACGAGCAGGCCAAAAGGAGGCGGATCTCTCCCTCGGACACCCCGGTGTCCGAGAGCTCCTCGCCCCTCAAGAGCGAGGTGCTTACCCAGCGGGACTGCGAAAAGACCTGCGCCAAGGACATCGGCTATTACGGCTTCTACTCGCACAGCTAG
- the TBR1 gene encoding T-box brain protein 1 isoform X2, translating to MQLEHCLSPSIMLSKKFLNVSSSYPHAGGSELALHDHPIISTTDNLERSSPLKKITRGMTNQSDTDNFPDSKDTPGDVQRNKLSPVLDGVSELRHSFDGSAADRYLLSQSSQPQSAASAPSTMFPYPSQHGPAHPAFSIASPSRYMAHHPVITNGAYNSLLSNSSPQGYPTAGYPYPQQYGHSYQGAPFYQFSSTQPGLVPGKAQVYLCNRPLWLKFHRHQTEMIITKQGRRMFPFLSFNISGLDPTAHYNIFVDVILADPNHWRFQGGKWVPCGKADTNVQGNRVYMHPDSPNTGAHWMRQEISFGKLKLTNNKGASNNNGQMVVLQSLHKYQPRLHVVEVNEDGTEDTNQPGRVQTFTFPETQFIAVTAYQNTDITQLKIDHNPFAKGFRDNYDTIYTGCDMDRLTPSPNDSPRSQIVPGARYAMAGSFLQDQFQAEDPGAPSPQRWFVAPANNRLDFAASAYDTATDFAGNAATLLSYAAAGVKALPLQAAGCAGRPLGYYADPSGWGARSPPQYCSKSGSVLSCWPNSAAAARMAAGNPYLGEEAESLAPERSPLPGAEDSKPKDLSDSSWIETPSSIKSIDSSDSGIYEQAKRRRISPSDTPVSESSSPLKSEVLTQRDCEKTCAKDIGYYGFYSHS from the exons ATGCAGCTGGAGCATTGTCTTTCTCCCTCTATCATGCTCTCCAAGAAATTTCTCAATGTGAGCAGCAGTTACCCACATGCAGGCGGATCTGAGCTTGCCTTGCATGATCATCCCATTATCTCGACCACTGACAACCTGGAGAGAAGTTCacctttgaaaaaaattaccagGGGGATGACGAATCAGTCAGATACAGACAATTTTCCTGACTCCAAGGACACACCAGGGGACGTCCAGAGAAATAAACTCTCTCCCGTCTTGGACGGGGTCTCTGAGCTTCGTCACAGTTTCGATGGATCTGCTGCAGATCGCTATCTGCTCTCTCAGTCCAGCCAGCCCCagtctgctgcctctgctcctagTACCATGTTCCCTTATCCCAGCCAGCATGGACCTGCTCACCCAGCCTTCTCCATCGCCAGCCCCAGCCGCTACATGGCTCATCATCCTGTGATCACCAACGGAGCTTATAACAGCCTCCTGTCCAACTCTTCTCCGCAAGGCTACCCCACGGCGGGCTACCCGTACCCCCAGCAGTATGGCCATTCCTACCAAGGGGCACCTTTCTACCAGTTCTCCTCCACCCAGCCGGGGCTGGTTCCCGGCAAGGCTCAGGTCTACCTGTGCAATAGGCCACTCTGGCTGAAATTTCACCGGCACCAGACGGAGATGATCATCACGAAGCAGGGAAG gcGCATGTTCCCTTTCCTAAGCTTTAATATTTCTGGTCTCGACCCTACGGCTCACTACAATATTTTTGTGGATGTAATTTTGGCGGACCCCAATCACTGGAGATTTCAGGGAGGCAAATGGGTTCCTTGCGGCAAGGCGGACACCAATGTACAAG GAAACCGGGTGTATATGCATCCCGACTCCCCCAACACGGGAGCCCACTGGATGCGTCAGGAAATCTCCTTTGGGAAACTAAAACTTACAAACAATAAAGGAGCATCAAACAACAACGGGCAG ATGGTGGTTTTGCAGTCCCTTCACAAGTACCAACCTCGCTTGCATGTGGTGGAGGTGAACGAAGACGGGACGGAGGATACCAACCAGCCGGGCAGAGTGCAGACATTCACGTTCCCCGAGACGCAGTTCATTGCCGTCACCGCCTACCAGAACACCGAT ATCACACAGCTGAAAATAGATCACAACCCTTTCGCAAAAGGATTCCGAGACAATTATGACAC GATCTACACGGGCTGCGACATGGACCGGCTGACGCCTTCCCCCAACGACTCGCCCCGCTCGCAGATCGTGCCCGGGGCCCGCTACGCCATGGCCGGCTCCTTCCTCCAGGACCAGTTC CAAGCCGAGGACCCGGGGGCGCCCTCGCCGCAGCGCTGGTTCGTCGCCCCCGCCAACAACCGCCTCGACTTCGCCGCCTCCGCCTACGACACGGCCACCGACTTCGCCGGCAACGCGGCCACGCTGCTGTCCTACGCGGCCGCGGGCGTCAAGGCGCTGCCGCTGCAGGCGGCCGGCTGCGCCGGGCGGCCGCTGGGCTACTACGCCGACCCCTCGGGCTGGGGGGCCCGCAGCCCCCCGCAGTACTGCAGCAAGTCGGGCTCCGTGCTCTCCTGCTGGCCCAacagcgcggcggcggcgcgcaTGGCCGCGGGCAACCCCTACCTGGGGGAGGAGGCGGAGAGCCTGGCCCCCGAGCGGTCCCCCTTGCCGGGCGCCGAGGACTCCAAGCCCAAAGATTTGTCCGACTCCAGCTGGATCGAAACGCCGTCGTCTATTAAGTCCATCGACTCCTCCGATTCTGGGATTTACGAGCAGGCCAAAAGGAGGCGGATCTCTCCCTCGGACACCCCGGTGTCCGAGAGCTCCTCGCCCCTCAAGAGCGAGGTGCTTACCCAGCGGGACTGCGAAAAGACCTGCGCCAAGGACATCGGCTATTACGGCTTCTACTCGCACAGCTAG